Below is a window of Camelina sativa cultivar DH55 chromosome 11, Cs, whole genome shotgun sequence DNA.
TTAGTACCACTAGGTCACCACCTACTGtatttagtaaaattttaaatatatttagtttgatattttcagtttattttatgtgttaagataagtttggtttttggttttagaataATCATAATATAGATTATGGTGTTACCAAAAAAGTtcgtgaccaaaaaaaattacaagtaaaTAAACATAGTCAACAAAGTGTTtactaaaatcaaaaattaggaaaatataATACTCTCAATAATCAGATTTTTGCATTcaatgaaaatgaaagaaaataaaattctagtcaatataaaaacgaaaaataaagaTGGCAACAAAACTATGAGTAAGTAtgcgtatatatatacttgaaagGTATATAAACTATAATCAGAACATCAAAAAGTAAATCCAAAACTTGAATCTTTACAGTAGAGGGTTGAGATAAATAAAACGCCTTGGGAGATAGAAAGAAATGGCTTCTTCCTCTCATTGTTTCTTCGTCTTTTCAATGGCACTTTTGTTACAATTTCTCGTAGCCCCTGCTGCTTCGGCCTTGCCTTTAAACTCCACACAATACATCGACAAATTATGTCAGATGTCATCTATTGACGACAAACCATTCTGCTGGCAAACGTTGACTGGTTTTCGTTGGGCGAAGTATGCCGGAAGCTCGGTAATATCTAACCCATAATGCAAACAtatcttttcttatttatttggtatgaaatttaaaacaattttcttttataatctAAAGGTCACACTTGCAGAAGTCGTGATCAGCGGCCTTCTCGTATCCCATGTCCAGAAGACAATGCGTTTTGCACTACTCACAGCACAAAAGGAGCCGAGTTTGAAGGCACAGTTCGGGACGTTCCACGATACCTATAGAACTATGGGATACTCTCTCGGAAAAGCCTTTCAAGAACTCAGAGTCTCTCCACGTACCGCAAACCATGATGTTATGACTTGTACCGACCAAATCACCCAAGTGATGAATTTGATCGGTAAAAACCAAGACGTGTCTTCGAAGACTCTCATTGACATGACAATGCAAATGAAGAAGCTCCTTCCTCTTGGTGTTACAGCCACACAAGCTATCGGCGGGTGAAGACAGAACGCGAAGATGAGAACATGTACCATTCGGCTTGTCTTTATAATTGCAAAAGGTTGAAAGTATTTAACATATGATATCATTTCCAAAAGCTCATTTTTGCAAATgacttatatatatctttattaacTGAGAAGCGTTTATACCAAAAGGAGATCtcttggattaaaaaaaaaaagatcaaaggAAATTCATCATGAAGAAGAATTCTATTGgatatagtatataaataattaCTTGGCTGCAAATACAATATTAAactttaatgtttaatttttttgttctttccagAAAATGGTTTTCTATTAATgcattagaaaataaaatacaaaaacacagtACATATTTAAAACCTAATCTTAATTATCCATCCCATTACAAAGAAGACATAGATGAAAGAAGCCCATAGTTGGGACTTGGGAGGTGATGCGAATCAGTACCAACTGAGTTTTCCGAAAACATGCAGACTACGTTACAATAGTGACAGAAGAAAGTACGTAAAAGCAAAACATTTAGAACCTTGCAAGCGGTTTTTATTAAAGAATAAAGAAGCGgatttatatatgataataataaaacattaaacagtagttcaatttaaaaaatataatgaaccACATAAAATGACTTAAGTAGCTTTCGTGCTAAtgctacttaaaaaaaaatcaaagaccaaaattataaatcataaaattagtTCTTCAAGATTCTTTGTtaataaaacttttgaaaatgatggtatctttttatttatttatttgtaatatcaaatattgaaACTGGAAGCGCAAGCTTAAAAACGGAACTGTAAACTTCCAAAACAGATTTTTTGAAATATCACAGAAATAAGATTCTAAAAGCTTTTGAAAGCTTCCGATTCCAAAGCGTGAAGCGGAGCTCCAAAATTAAGCTTCCGAGCTAGTGCTCATTTTCCTCGAAGAAAGTCTAGGCCTCTAGGGTTTCCCTTATGTAGCAGAGGTTCTCTAGGGTTTCCCTTATGTAGCAGAGGTTTAGTGTTATGGTCTAGTGGTCGTAGCGAACcacatatgaaaataatgtaatatttaGTTAAATGTTAATTCAAtttcagaattttcttttttatattgttaaatcGTGGGAGTTCCGGAGCCGGTCTTTAGTATATTCTGATTTAATTAATGCTTCGACGTCCCATAGAGAAATTAAATTCGAGACACACAATGGATCCAACCCCATTGTACTACAACTTGGTCACCACtcctttgatattttttctatatatttagtTTGGTACTTTTAGAAATAATAGAGATTGTCTTGCAAATAGTATGGGAGAAAAATCTGTCTTTGTAATGTACACGAAGACGTTTACTTTGCTTTGGAACTAATTAAATG
It encodes the following:
- the LOC104725516 gene encoding uncharacterized protein LOC104725516 — encoded protein: MASSSHCFFVFSMALLLQFLVAPAASALPLNSTQYIDKLCQMSSIDDKPFCWQTLTGFRWAKYAGSSVTLAEVVISGLLVSHVQKTMRFALLTAQKEPSLKAQFGTFHDTYRTMGYSLGKAFQELRVSPRTANHDVMTCTDQITQVMNLIGKNQDVSSKTLIDMTMQMKKLLPLGVTATQAIGG